One genomic region from Enterobacter hormaechei ATCC 49162 encodes:
- the ptrR gene encoding putrescine utilization regulator PtrR, with protein MDLTQLEMFNAVALTGSITQAAQKVHRVPSNLTTRIRQLEADLGVELFIRENQRLRLSPAGHNFLRYSKQILALVDEARMVVAGDEPQGLFSLGALESTAAVRIPESLARFNQRYPRIQFALSTGPSGTMIDGVLEGTLSAAFVDGPLSHPELEGMPVYQEEMMLVTPAGHAEVSKATQVSGSDVYAFRANCSYRRHLESWFHADRVTPGRIHEMESYHGMLACVIAGAGIALMPRSMLESMPGHHQVAAWPLAENWRWLTTWLVWRRGAMTRQLEAFIALLNERQPPAPRC; from the coding sequence ATGGACTTAACACAGCTTGAGATGTTTAACGCCGTCGCACTGACCGGCAGCATTACCCAGGCGGCGCAAAAGGTGCACCGCGTGCCGTCAAACCTCACCACCCGCATCCGACAGCTTGAGGCAGATCTCGGCGTGGAACTGTTTATCCGTGAGAATCAGCGCCTGCGGCTTTCCCCCGCCGGGCACAATTTTTTGCGCTACAGCAAGCAGATCCTGGCGCTGGTCGACGAAGCACGGATGGTCGTCGCCGGGGATGAACCGCAGGGATTATTCTCACTCGGCGCGCTGGAAAGTACCGCCGCCGTGCGCATTCCGGAAAGTCTGGCGCGGTTTAATCAGCGCTATCCGCGCATACAGTTTGCGTTGTCCACCGGGCCTTCCGGTACGATGATTGACGGCGTGCTTGAGGGGACGCTCAGCGCCGCCTTTGTCGACGGGCCGCTCTCGCACCCGGAACTGGAAGGGATGCCGGTTTACCAGGAAGAGATGATGCTGGTCACTCCTGCGGGCCACGCGGAAGTGTCAAAAGCCACGCAGGTGAGCGGCAGCGACGTGTACGCCTTTCGCGCCAACTGTTCCTACCGCCGTCATCTGGAGAGCTGGTTTCATGCCGACCGCGTCACGCCGGGAAGGATCCACGAGATGGAGTCCTACCACGGAATGCTCGCCTGCGTGATTGCGGGGGCAGGCATCGCGCTGATGCCCCGCTCCATGCTGGAGAGCATGCCGGGGCATCATCAGGTGGCGGCGTGGCCGCTGGCGGAAAACTGGCGCTGGCTCACCACCTGGCTGGTGTGGCGACGCGGGGCAATGACCCGCCAGCTTGAGGCGTTTATCGCGCTGCTGAACGAGCGTCAGCCACCAGCGCCCCGTTGTTAA
- a CDS encoding PhzF family phenazine biosynthesis protein, which yields MQEIDFYLVDAFSDRAFGGNAAAVCPLEAWLPDETLLKMAKQHNQSETAFFVRTDNGFELRWFTTQDEINLCGHATLAASHVIFEYLDYPHTEITFTTRFVGELMVQRSGDWLTLNFPAWSTEVVDTPPAALFSALGINAAKEVRVGRDYMVVLDSQQQVEALTPDIAAMLPLGKMVCVTAPGDEYDFVSRFFCPGEGVPEDPVTGSAHSMLIPYWSEKLGKTQMSARQVSLRGGDLRCELKGDRVLIGGQATLYMKGKIFLRLQDYVQR from the coding sequence ATGCAGGAAATTGATTTTTATCTGGTAGATGCCTTCAGCGACAGGGCGTTCGGCGGCAATGCGGCGGCGGTATGTCCGCTGGAAGCATGGCTGCCAGATGAGACGCTGCTGAAGATGGCAAAGCAGCATAATCAGTCAGAGACGGCGTTCTTTGTCCGAACGGACAACGGGTTTGAGCTGCGCTGGTTTACCACGCAGGATGAAATCAACCTCTGCGGCCATGCAACCCTCGCGGCTTCTCACGTTATTTTCGAATATCTGGATTATCCGCATACGGAAATTACCTTCACCACGCGCTTTGTCGGCGAACTGATGGTCCAACGTAGCGGTGACTGGCTGACGCTTAATTTCCCGGCGTGGTCAACCGAGGTTGTCGATACGCCACCGGCAGCGCTGTTCAGCGCACTGGGCATTAACGCGGCAAAAGAGGTGCGTGTGGGGCGCGATTACATGGTGGTGCTCGACAGCCAGCAGCAGGTGGAGGCGCTGACCCCGGATATCGCGGCTATGCTTCCGCTGGGGAAAATGGTCTGTGTTACGGCGCCGGGTGATGAATATGATTTCGTCAGCCGCTTCTTCTGCCCGGGGGAAGGGGTGCCGGAGGATCCGGTGACGGGATCAGCCCACAGCATGCTTATCCCGTACTGGAGCGAAAAGCTCGGTAAAACGCAGATGTCGGCCCGCCAGGTCTCCCTGCGCGGCGGGGATTTGCGCTGTGAGCTGAAGGGCGATCGCGTGCTGATTGGCGGACAGGCCACGCTGTATATGAAGGGAAAAATTTTCCTTCGACTCCAGGACTACGTTCAACGTTAA
- a CDS encoding PhzF family phenazine biosynthesis protein, producing the protein MQEIDFYLVDAFSASSFGGNPAVVCPLDAWLPDETLLRMAQQHNQSETAFFVCTKGGIELRWFTTLTEVNLCGHATLAAAYVLFNELGYPDSRIHFDTASGRLTVSREGDWMTLDFPACPTQAQTPPPEMLSALGISHYVEARKGRAWVLVLDNREQVEAIKPDFSAMTPGEHKVAVTARDEGEYDFVSRFFSPGVAVPEDPVTGSAHTMLIPYWSEKLGKTQMFARQVSARGGDVRCELRGDRVRMGGQASLYLKGTVFLR; encoded by the coding sequence ATGCAGGAGATTGATTTTTATCTGGTAGATGCGTTCAGCGCGTCCTCCTTTGGCGGCAATCCGGCGGTGGTTTGCCCGCTCGACGCGTGGCTGCCGGATGAGACGTTACTGCGGATGGCACAACAGCATAACCAGTCGGAAACCGCTTTTTTTGTGTGCACCAAAGGGGGGATTGAGCTGCGCTGGTTCACCACGCTTACCGAGGTGAATCTCTGTGGTCACGCCACGCTTGCCGCGGCGTATGTTCTGTTTAACGAACTGGGTTATCCGGACTCACGCATTCATTTTGACACCGCCTCTGGTCGCCTGACCGTCAGCCGTGAAGGTGACTGGATGACGCTGGATTTTCCGGCCTGCCCAACGCAGGCACAGACGCCGCCACCGGAGATGCTCTCCGCACTCGGTATCAGCCACTATGTCGAGGCCCGAAAAGGCCGCGCCTGGGTGCTGGTGCTGGATAACCGCGAGCAGGTTGAAGCCATTAAGCCGGATTTCTCCGCCATGACGCCGGGCGAGCATAAAGTGGCGGTCACCGCCCGGGATGAAGGGGAATATGACTTTGTCAGTCGCTTCTTCTCGCCGGGCGTGGCCGTGCCGGAAGATCCTGTCACCGGCTCCGCGCACACTATGCTGATCCCGTACTGGAGTGAAAAGCTTGGCAAAACACAGATGTTTGCCCGTCAGGTTTCAGCCCGTGGCGGGGACGTCCGCTGCGAACTCAGGGGCGACCGCGTGCGGATGGGCGGTCAGGCCTCGCTGTATCTGAAGGGCACAGTATTTCTGCGCTGA
- a CDS encoding sugar transporter, which produces MTTHTVSRRVAWLRVVTLAIAAFIFNTTEFVPVGLLSDIAASFHMETAQVGIMLTIYAWVVALMSLPFMLLTSQMERRKLLIGLFVVFIASHVLSFMAWNFTVLVISRVGIAFAHAIFWSITASLAIRLAPAGKRAQALSLIATGTALAMVLGLPIGRIVGQYFGWRTTFFAIGMGALITLVCLIKLLPKLPSEHSGSLKSLPLLVRRPALMSIYLLTVIVVTAHYTAYSYIEPFVQVVAGFSANFATVLLLILGGAGIIGSILFGKLGNQHASALVSSAIGLLLACLLLLLPAAGSESHLAILSLFWGVAIMIIGLGMQVKVLALAPDATDVAMSLFSGIFNLGIGAGALVGNQISLHVSMSAIGYLGAIPALIALIWSVLIFRKWPVAMEEQTSHG; this is translated from the coding sequence ATGACAACACACACGGTTTCCCGCAGGGTCGCGTGGCTACGCGTGGTCACGCTCGCCATTGCAGCGTTTATTTTCAATACAACGGAATTTGTTCCGGTTGGACTGCTGTCCGACATCGCCGCCAGCTTCCATATGGAAACGGCACAGGTTGGCATCATGCTGACCATTTATGCATGGGTGGTTGCCCTGATGTCGCTGCCGTTTATGCTGCTGACCAGCCAGATGGAACGTCGTAAGTTACTCATTGGGCTGTTTGTGGTGTTCATTGCCAGCCATGTGCTGTCGTTTATGGCGTGGAACTTTACCGTGCTGGTCATCAGCCGCGTCGGCATCGCGTTTGCCCATGCCATTTTCTGGTCGATTACCGCGTCGCTCGCCATTCGTCTGGCCCCGGCGGGGAAACGTGCCCAGGCGCTGAGCCTGATCGCCACCGGAACGGCGCTGGCGATGGTGTTAGGTCTGCCGATTGGGCGCATAGTGGGACAATACTTCGGCTGGCGAACCACCTTCTTTGCTATCGGCATGGGGGCGCTGATCACCCTGGTGTGTCTGATCAAACTCTTGCCAAAACTGCCCAGCGAACACTCCGGCTCGCTGAAAAGCCTGCCGCTGCTGGTGCGCCGTCCGGCGCTGATGAGCATCTATCTGCTGACCGTGATTGTGGTGACCGCCCATTACACGGCCTATAGCTATATTGAGCCGTTTGTTCAGGTTGTGGCGGGCTTTAGCGCCAACTTCGCCACCGTTCTGCTGTTGATCCTGGGTGGTGCGGGGATTATCGGCAGTATCCTGTTCGGGAAGCTGGGCAATCAGCACGCGTCTGCGCTTGTGAGCAGTGCGATTGGCCTGCTGCTGGCGTGCCTGCTGTTACTGCTGCCTGCGGCAGGCAGCGAAAGCCATCTGGCGATCCTCAGCCTGTTCTGGGGCGTGGCGATCATGATTATTGGTCTGGGGATGCAGGTTAAAGTGCTGGCGCTGGCTCCGGACGCCACGGACGTGGCAATGTCGCTCTTCTCCGGGATATTTAATCTGGGGATTGGGGCCGGGGCGCTGGTGGGAAATCAGATCAGCCTGCATGTGTCGATGTCGGCCATTGGCTATCTCGGGGCGATTCCGGCGCTGATCGCGCTGATCTGGTCGGTGCTTATCTTCCGTAAATGGCCGGTCGCGATGGAAGAACAGACCAGCCACGGTTGA
- a CDS encoding MarC family NAAT transporter, translating into MLDLIKAVGLGLVVLLPLANPLTTVALFLGLAGNMNSAERNQQSMMASVYVFAIMMVAYYAGQLVMNTFGISIPGLRIAGGLIVAFIGFRMLFPAQKAHESPEAKSKSEELESEPSANIAFVPLAMPSTAGPGTIAMIISSASTVRDGTTFPHWVITVAPPIIFALIAIIVWGSLRSSGAIMRWVGKGGIEAISRLMGFLLVCMGVQFIINGVLEIVKTYH; encoded by the coding sequence ATGTTGGATTTGATTAAAGCAGTGGGACTTGGGCTGGTGGTATTACTGCCGCTGGCGAACCCGTTAACGACGGTGGCTCTCTTTCTGGGGCTGGCGGGGAACATGAACAGCGCGGAGCGCAATCAGCAGTCGATGATGGCCTCCGTCTATGTCTTCGCCATTATGATGGTGGCGTATTACGCCGGGCAGCTGGTGATGAATACCTTTGGGATTTCGATTCCCGGTCTGCGTATTGCCGGTGGGCTGATCGTGGCCTTTATTGGTTTCCGGATGCTGTTCCCGGCGCAAAAAGCGCACGAATCACCGGAAGCCAAAAGCAAATCGGAGGAGCTTGAAAGCGAACCGAGCGCCAACATTGCCTTTGTACCGTTAGCCATGCCGAGCACGGCGGGGCCGGGGACGATAGCGATGATCATCAGTTCCGCCTCAACGGTGCGGGATGGTACCACTTTTCCGCACTGGGTTATTACCGTTGCGCCGCCAATCATTTTTGCGCTTATCGCCATTATCGTCTGGGGATCATTACGCAGTTCCGGGGCGATTATGCGCTGGGTGGGCAAGGGGGGTATTGAGGCCATTTCCCGTCTGATGGGCTTCCTGCTGGTTTGTATGGGCGTGCAGTTTATTATTAACGGCGTGCTGGAAATTGTTAAGACGTATCATTGA
- the marR gene encoding multiple antibiotic resistance transcriptional regulator MarR encodes MKNTSDLFNDIIPLGRLIHMVNQKKDRLLNDYLSPLDITATQFKVLCSIRCEVCITPVELKKVLSVDLGALTRMLDRLVCKGWVERSPNPNDKRGVLVKLTSDGAAMCEQCHQLVGQTLHQELTKNLTADEVATLELLLKKILP; translated from the coding sequence GTGAAAAACACCAGTGACCTCTTTAACGACATAATCCCACTGGGTCGTCTTATTCACATGGTTAATCAGAAAAAAGATCGCCTGCTCAATGACTACCTGTCACCGCTGGATATCACCGCAACACAGTTCAAAGTGCTGTGTTCCATTCGCTGCGAAGTGTGTATCACGCCGGTTGAGCTGAAAAAGGTGCTCTCTGTCGATCTGGGTGCGTTAACCCGCATGCTGGATCGTCTCGTCTGTAAAGGATGGGTAGAACGAAGCCCTAACCCCAATGACAAACGTGGCGTACTGGTGAAACTGACCAGCGATGGCGCGGCCATGTGTGAGCAATGTCATCAATTAGTAGGACAAACACTGCACCAGGAACTGACAAAAAACTTAACGGCAGATGAAGTGGCAACGCTTGAGCTTTTACTCAAGAAAATCCTGCCGTAA
- the marA gene encoding MDR efflux pump AcrAB transcriptional activator MarA, whose product MSRRNTDAITIHSILDWIEDNLESPLSLEKVSERSGYSKWHLQRMFKKETGHSLGQYIRSRKLTEIAQKLKESNEPILYLAERYGFESQQTLTRTFKNYFDVPPHKYRITSMPGESRYLYPLKHCS is encoded by the coding sequence ATGTCCAGACGCAATACTGACGCTATCACCATTCATAGCATTTTGGACTGGATCGAAGATAACCTGGAATCTCCACTCTCTCTTGAGAAAGTGTCAGAGCGTTCAGGTTACTCAAAATGGCACCTGCAACGGATGTTTAAAAAAGAGACCGGCCATTCATTAGGACAATATATTCGCAGCCGCAAGCTGACGGAAATTGCCCAGAAGCTGAAAGAAAGCAATGAGCCGATCCTCTATCTGGCGGAACGCTACGGATTTGAATCGCAACAAACCCTGACGCGTACGTTTAAGAACTACTTTGACGTGCCGCCTCATAAGTACCGTATTACCAGTATGCCGGGTG